In the Mus pahari unplaced genomic scaffold, PAHARI_EIJ_v1.1 scaffold_14819_1, whole genome shotgun sequence genome, agaagggagagaagaagaaagatggggCAAAAGAGGCCCCTAAGAAAAGGAGCCTTTATCCACCATTAAATGAGTTTAAGGGTCTAGGTTTTGATAGCTCAGAATCGGATGAGGAGCTTGACCCCTCTGAGGAAATAGACTTAGAGGAAGAGGCAGCTCGTTATGAGGAAGAGAGATACCATCCAGATGAGAATCGAGCTAATCAgttacaaaacaagaaaaaagcaaTTGGAGAGAAAAGCCAGCTCGCTGGGCGGTCTCCGGGCCCTTGACCTCTGGGTCCTAGTGCCCCTCCACCCTATGTGGAGCAGTACTGTTCAGACTTGTTTATTCCaaaagaggaacagagaaaagtGCAGCAAGCATTTCCGGTCTTTGAAGGAGCTGATGGTGGACGCGTTCAAGCCCCAGTGGAGTACATACAGATTAAGGAGCTTGCTGAGTCAGTCCGTAACTATGGAGTCAATGCTAATTTTACTATAGTGCAAGTTGAAAGACTTGCCACATTGGCTATGACTCCTGGGGACTGGATGACTGTGGTGAAAGCGGCAGCCCCCAATATGGGATTGTACTTAGAGTGGAAAGCCTTGTGGCAAGATTCCTGCCAANTACAGGCAAGAGCCAATGCCACCGCTGAAGGGGACCAAAGAACATGGACTTTTGAGTTGCTTACAGGTGAGGGACAATACGCTGCTAACCAGACAAATTATCATTGGGGAGCATATGCCCACATCTCAGCTGCTGCCATTAAGGCATGGAAGGCACTCTCTaggaaaggagaggcaggcaggcatttaACAAAGATCATTCAGGGCCCCCAGGAACTGTTCTCAGACTTTGTAGCTAGAATGACAAAAGCAGCAGGAAGAATTTTCCGGTACCCAGAGGCGGCTATGCCTTTAATTGAACAGTTGGTCTATGAACAGGCTACGCAGGAATGCAGGGCAGCCATTACACCCAGAAAGAGTAAAGGATTGCAGGACTGGTTAAAGGTTTGCCGTGAGATTGGAGGGCCGCTCACTAATGCTGGTTTGGCAGCCGCCATTCTACAAGGGCAGAAGCACCCTGACTCGGCTGAGCTCAAACTCTGCTATAATTGTGGCAAACCAGGACACTTAAAAAAGAACTGCAAAGCCCTTGTCAAAAAGAGAGTGCCAGGGCTGTGCACTAAATGTGGGAAAGGATATCATTGGGCCAGAGATTGTCGATCAGTTAAGGATATTCGAGGCTGGCCACTTCAGCCAGGACTTTCTCAAGCAGTAGAGAATGAGGACTTTCCAAAAAACGGATATCAGGGCCCCACGTCTCAGGGCCCCAAAACATATGGGACCCCGGCAGGCAACAGGTGGACCACACAGTCTGCAGGGCAACAAAAGATTCAGCAGGATTGGACCTCTGTTCCACAACCCAATTCATGCTGATGCCCCAAATGGGGATGCAGCCCATCCCTACTGACTACAAAGGGCCTCTGCCACCCGGAAGTGTCGGCCTAATATTAGGCCGGGCCTCCCTTACCTTACAAGGCCTTATTGTTCACCCTGGAGTTGTAGATCAAGATTATGAGGGGGAAATTCAAGTTCTCTGTTCCTGCCCTCAGGTTGTCTTTTCTATCTCGCAAGGGGATAGAATAGCTCAGCTAATAATTCTGCCAAGCCTACATGGCAGttttccctcttctggcatgcctCGGGCCGCTAGGGGGATTGGCTCTACTGGAAATGATTCTGCTTATTTAATAATGCCTCTTGATTCCAGGCCATCCTTAGAACTAGTTATAGAAGGGAAACAATTTAAAGGGATTTTAGATACAGGAGCAGACAAAAGTATCATCTCTTCCCACTGGTGGCCAAAAGCCTGGCCCGTGACTCAGTCATCGAATTCTCTACAAGGTTTGGGGTATCAGTCCTGCCCCACTATCAGTTCTCATTCTTTGAGCTGGCAAGCTCCTGAAGGTCAAATGGGACAATTCACTCCTTATGTCCTGCCACTCCCAGTTAATCTCTGGGGGAGAGACATTTTACAAGCAATGGGAATGACCTTGACTAATGAATACTCACCACAAGTTATCCAAATGATGAAGAATATGGGctataaagaaggaaagggatTGGGAAAGGGAGAACAGGGTAGACTTGAACCTATCCCTCAAGAAGGTAATTATGGGAGACAAGGTTTGGGTTTTTCCTAGGGGCCATTGAAGGCTCCATGCCCATACCATGGCTTACAGAGGAAGCTGTATGGGTTCCTCAATGGCCTCTCTCTGAAAAGTTAGAAGCAGCCACAAAACTGATTTCTGAACAGCTACACTTGGGTCATTTAGAGCCCTCTANCTCACCCTGGAACACACCTAtttttgtaattaagaaaaaaatctggcaAATGGCGCTTATTTCATGATCTCAGAGCAATTAATGCACAAATGCGCCTATTTGGGTCAGTTCAGAGAGGGCTACCATTGCTTTCTGCCCTACCCCAAAATTGGGAAATTATAGATATTAAAGATTGCTTTTTCTCTATACCTCTATGCCCTCAAGATAGGCAGAGATTTGCATTTACACTTCCAGCTGTTAATCATTTAGAGCCTGATCANAGATACCAATGGAAGGTCCTACCTCAGGGGATGGCAAATAGCCCCACCATGTGTCAACTGTATGTGCAATTGGCACTTAAGTCAGTTAGAAATCATTTTCCATCATTACTTTTAGtacattatatggatgatatcttGATGTGCCATAAAAATTCACAGTTGTTGCAAAATGCATACCCCATATTAATAAAAACGTTGGGGCAATGGGGGTTGCAAGTGGCCACTGAAAAGGTACAAATTGCTCAGATAGGGACGTTCTTAGGATCGCTAATCTATCCTGATAGGATTATTCCTCAAAAATTCACAAAGATCAACTACATACCTTGAATGATTTCCAAAAATTGCTGGGAGATATTAATTGGCTGAGACCATATTTGAAAATCCCATCGGCAAAACTAAAAcccctattcaatatagtagaAGGGGAGGCTCATATCTCCTCCCACAGAGCACTTACCCCAGCTGCATGTCAAGCTTTACA is a window encoding:
- the LOC110314786 gene encoding LOW QUALITY PROTEIN: igE-binding protein-like (The sequence of the model RefSeq protein was modified relative to this genomic sequence to represent the inferred CDS: substituted 1 base at 1 genomic stop codon), producing the protein FDSSESDEELDPSEEIDLEEEAARYEEERYHPDENRANQLQNKKKAIGEKSQLAGRSPGPXPLGPSAPPPYVEQYCSDLFIPKEEQRKVQQAFPVFEGADGGRVQAPVEYIQIKELAESVRNYGVNANFTIVQVERLATLAMTPGDWMTVVKAAAPNMGLYLEWKALWQDSCQXQARANATAEGDQRTWTFELLTGEGQYAANQTNYHWGAYAHISAAAIKAWKALSRKGEAGRHLTKIIQGPQELFSDFVARMTKAAGRIFRYPEAAMPLIEQLVYEQATQECRAAITPRKSKGLQDWLKVCREIGGPLTNAGLAAAILQGQKHPDSAELKLCYNCGKPGHLKKNCKALVKKRVPGLCTKCGKGYHWARDCRSVKDIRGWPLQPGLSQAVENEDFPKNGYQGPTSQGPKTYGTPAGNRWTTQSAGQQKIQQDWTSVPQPNSC